Proteins co-encoded in one Aethina tumida isolate Nest 87 chromosome 7, icAetTumi1.1, whole genome shotgun sequence genomic window:
- the LOC109606906 gene encoding tubulin-specific chaperone cofactor E-like protein isoform X1 codes for MCFRKNANMPSLLEALEQKYGESSTESDCSDDEGISVSIFVPCKSARTVVPALLILNDCDIATAGEKEALEAKCSGVEELDLAKNKLNHWIEVFDILRQMPNLRFVNLSFNVLSHPLPEVEVDRSFKWQHLKSLVLNSTRINWESVKEILDLLPELEELHLSLNDFNMVCLCDKNQKHDNEDMKKDCLKDKENIKHKHSVIKILHFTGNPIEDWREVVKLGYAFPSLESLVLAECPIKSLSIDPEDEHNCNREYQRSESECESSNQKESPHDSFRNLKVLNLNSTQLTTWDDMDRLAKFPNLKQVRVQGCPLWEGKEYTEHERRQLLISRLPNVEVLNGGKIDAQEREDAERAFIRYFMEKPESDRPERYAELVRIHGKLDPLVNVDLKPEKKVKVTFTCGQKSEVRLVDVYRTVTDLKSKLETFAGFPASKMRLFYVDQDFKDTIMESEEMIYPKKQLYSYNIRSGDEIIIESKRK; via the exons CCAACATGCCATCACTATTGGAAGCCCTGGAGCAAAAATATGGCGAGAGTTCGACCGAATCCGACTGTTCAGATGATGAAGGCATTTCCGTCTCGATTTTCGTGCCTTGCAAATCGGCGAGAACTGTTGTGCCAGCACTGCTCATTCTTAACGACTGTGACATCGCCACCGCCGGTGAGAAAGAAGCCCTAGAAGCCAAGTGTTCCGGAGTCGAGGAACTGGATCTCGCCAAAAACAAACTCAATCATTGGATCGAG GTGTTCGATATCCTTCGTCAAATGCCCAACCTGCGATTCGTAAACTTGAGCTTTAACGTTCTTTCACATCCCCTTCCCGAAGTCGAAGTGGATCGCAGTTTCAAATGGCAGCACCTCAAAAGTCTTGTGCTGAACTCTACCCGGATCAATTGGGAGAGTGTTAAGGAAATTCTGGATTTGTTACCGGAACTAGAAGAGTTACATTTAAGTTTAAACGACTTTAACATGGTGTGTCTGTGTGATAAAAACCAAAAACACGACAACGAGGACATGAAAAAAGATTGTTTAAAggacaaagaaaatattaagcaCAAACATtcggttataaaaattttgcacTTCACAGGCAACCCCATAGAAGACTGGCGAGAGGTTGTTAAACTGGGCTACGCTTTTCCAAGTTTAGAATCTTTGGTTTTGGCCGAATGCCCCATAAAATCGTTGAGCATCGATCCAGAAGACGAACACAATTGCAACCGGGAATACCAGAGATCAGAGAGTGAATGCGAGTCCAGTAATCAAAAGGAATCGCCACATGATTCATTCAGAAATCTGAAAGTCTTAAATTTGAATAGCACCCAGCTGACTACCTGGGACGACATGGACAGACTTGCCAAGTTCCCCAATCTCAAACAAGTCAGAGTACAA GGTTGCCCTTTATGGGAAGGTAAAGAATATACGGAACATGAACGACGACAATTGCTTATTTCAAGATTGCCCAACGTCGAAGTTCTAAATGGTGGGAAAATTGATGCGCAAGAAAGAGAAGACGCCGAGAGAGCTTTCATTCGATATTTCATGGAAAAACCAGAAAGCGACAGACCCGAAAG ATATGCCGAATTGGTTCGGATCCATGGAAAACTCGATCCGTTGGTCAATGTTGACTTGAAGCCGGAGAAAAAAGTGAAGGTAACGTTCACTTGCGGACAAAAGAGCGAAGTTCGATTGGTCGATGTGTATAGAACTGTGACTGATTTGAAATCAAAGTTGGAGACATTTGCCGGTTTCCCTGCTTCCAAAATGAGACTATTCTACGTTGACCAGGATTTTAAAGACACTATAATG GAATCTGAGGAGATGATCTATCCTAAAAAACAACTGTACAGTTACAACATAAGATCGGgcgatgaaataataatagagtcaaagagaaaataa
- the LOC109606906 gene encoding tubulin-specific chaperone cofactor E-like protein isoform X2, which produces MPSLLEALEQKYGESSTESDCSDDEGISVSIFVPCKSARTVVPALLILNDCDIATAGEKEALEAKCSGVEELDLAKNKLNHWIEVFDILRQMPNLRFVNLSFNVLSHPLPEVEVDRSFKWQHLKSLVLNSTRINWESVKEILDLLPELEELHLSLNDFNMVCLCDKNQKHDNEDMKKDCLKDKENIKHKHSVIKILHFTGNPIEDWREVVKLGYAFPSLESLVLAECPIKSLSIDPEDEHNCNREYQRSESECESSNQKESPHDSFRNLKVLNLNSTQLTTWDDMDRLAKFPNLKQVRVQGCPLWEGKEYTEHERRQLLISRLPNVEVLNGGKIDAQEREDAERAFIRYFMEKPESDRPERYAELVRIHGKLDPLVNVDLKPEKKVKVTFTCGQKSEVRLVDVYRTVTDLKSKLETFAGFPASKMRLFYVDQDFKDTIMESEEMIYPKKQLYSYNIRSGDEIIIESKRK; this is translated from the exons ATGCCATCACTATTGGAAGCCCTGGAGCAAAAATATGGCGAGAGTTCGACCGAATCCGACTGTTCAGATGATGAAGGCATTTCCGTCTCGATTTTCGTGCCTTGCAAATCGGCGAGAACTGTTGTGCCAGCACTGCTCATTCTTAACGACTGTGACATCGCCACCGCCGGTGAGAAAGAAGCCCTAGAAGCCAAGTGTTCCGGAGTCGAGGAACTGGATCTCGCCAAAAACAAACTCAATCATTGGATCGAG GTGTTCGATATCCTTCGTCAAATGCCCAACCTGCGATTCGTAAACTTGAGCTTTAACGTTCTTTCACATCCCCTTCCCGAAGTCGAAGTGGATCGCAGTTTCAAATGGCAGCACCTCAAAAGTCTTGTGCTGAACTCTACCCGGATCAATTGGGAGAGTGTTAAGGAAATTCTGGATTTGTTACCGGAACTAGAAGAGTTACATTTAAGTTTAAACGACTTTAACATGGTGTGTCTGTGTGATAAAAACCAAAAACACGACAACGAGGACATGAAAAAAGATTGTTTAAAggacaaagaaaatattaagcaCAAACATtcggttataaaaattttgcacTTCACAGGCAACCCCATAGAAGACTGGCGAGAGGTTGTTAAACTGGGCTACGCTTTTCCAAGTTTAGAATCTTTGGTTTTGGCCGAATGCCCCATAAAATCGTTGAGCATCGATCCAGAAGACGAACACAATTGCAACCGGGAATACCAGAGATCAGAGAGTGAATGCGAGTCCAGTAATCAAAAGGAATCGCCACATGATTCATTCAGAAATCTGAAAGTCTTAAATTTGAATAGCACCCAGCTGACTACCTGGGACGACATGGACAGACTTGCCAAGTTCCCCAATCTCAAACAAGTCAGAGTACAA GGTTGCCCTTTATGGGAAGGTAAAGAATATACGGAACATGAACGACGACAATTGCTTATTTCAAGATTGCCCAACGTCGAAGTTCTAAATGGTGGGAAAATTGATGCGCAAGAAAGAGAAGACGCCGAGAGAGCTTTCATTCGATATTTCATGGAAAAACCAGAAAGCGACAGACCCGAAAG ATATGCCGAATTGGTTCGGATCCATGGAAAACTCGATCCGTTGGTCAATGTTGACTTGAAGCCGGAGAAAAAAGTGAAGGTAACGTTCACTTGCGGACAAAAGAGCGAAGTTCGATTGGTCGATGTGTATAGAACTGTGACTGATTTGAAATCAAAGTTGGAGACATTTGCCGGTTTCCCTGCTTCCAAAATGAGACTATTCTACGTTGACCAGGATTTTAAAGACACTATAATG GAATCTGAGGAGATGATCTATCCTAAAAAACAACTGTACAGTTACAACATAAGATCGGgcgatgaaataataatagagtcaaagagaaaataa
- the LOC109608962 gene encoding hypoxia up-regulated protein 1 has product MKITVVLIMIWSYMALSANGLAVMSVDLGSEWMKVGIVSPGVPMEIALNKESKRKTPAVLSFRDNIRLFGEDAQTVGIRFPKNAYHYLLDLLGKNISHPIVQLYKQRFPYYDLVEDQERGTLLFKHDDETFYSPEELIAQMLVKAKEMAEAGAHQKIQECVMTVPGFFNQVERRALLQAADLAGLKVLQLINDYTAVALNYGIFRTKNFNESAQYVLFYDVGASSTSATLVSYQTVKVKDRGYVETHPQLTVLGMGFDRTLGGLEIQIRLRDYLAKKFNELKKTKNDVFKNPRSMAKLFKEAGKLKNILSANAEYFAQVEGLIDDIDFKLSVTRETLENLIPDLFNRITFPIEQALKTAHLSLDVVSQVVLVGAGTRVPKVQEILQKYVKQELAKNLNTDEAAAIGAVYKAADLSTGFQVKKFITKDGVVYPIHVNFDREVDGTTKHVKRTLFGLMNPYPQKKIITFNKHTSDFTFSVNYADLEYLPENEVFNLGTTTLSEYKLTGVAEVLKKNSGENFDSKGIKAHFNLDESGLLNLVNVEYVVEKTVTEDDEEGTFSKLGSTISKLFGGEEKKATDEENPEDAAKEKAGEPETKQEETAQKSQETEEKSKLNETESNNSTEKDAPKEVKKPKIVTIKEPIEAKEEIISINPLSAKQLEASAEKIAELNKIEYDINRRASALNNLESFVIDVQNKLYEDEFAEAATEDEAEKIKKSCSEVSDWLYEDGSDADADTYEKKLKELKTLTNDLFGRVWEHKERPEALNALHSMLNHSSHFLITAKNLTKTTNPEKDVFTDAEVEALEKLISEVTEWRDKQVMEQDKLKKSDPVKLTVKSLTDKMAALDREVKYLVNKIKYWRPKKIEKPVEEKTSDATEKPLKEDEEKGEETIEEPETEEKEEEIVEEPVEATPKQSEKEHTEL; this is encoded by the coding sequence ATGAAGATAACAGTGGTTCTAATAATGATATGGAGCTACATGGCTCTATCTGCAAACGGTTTAGCAGTGATGTCAGTGGATTTGGGTTCTGAATGGATGAAAGTGGGCATTGTTTCACCTGGTGTCCCAATGGAGATTGCCCTAAACAAGGAATCCAAACGTAAAACCCCGGCTGTACTGAGCTTCCGCGACAACATACGACTTTTTGGTGAAGATGCTCAAACTGTTGGAATCAGATTTCCCAAAAATGCTTATCATTATTTACTGGATCTCCTTGGCAAAAATATCAGTCATCCTATTGTTCAGTTGTACAAACAGAGATTCCCCTACTATGATCTTGTGGAGGATCAAGAAAGAGGTACACTACTGTTTAAACATGACGATGAGACCTTTTATAGCCCAGAGGAGTTGATTGCTCAGATGTTGGTCAAAGCTAAGGAAATGGCTGAGGCTGGTGCTCATCAAAAGATTCAAGAATGTGTTATGACTGTTCCTGGTTTCTTCAATCAAGTGGAAAGACGTGCTTTACTTCAAGCAGCTGATTTGGCTGGTTTAAAAGTGTTGCAACTCATTAATGATTATACAGCAGTTGCTCTCAATTATGGCATATTCCggaccaaaaattttaatgaatctgCACAATATGTACTGTTTTATGATGTAGGTGCATCCTCAACATCTGCAACATTGGTCAGCTACCAGACTGTAAAAGTGAAGGATCGTGGTTATGTGGAAACTCATCCGCAGCTCACAGTTCTAGGTATGGGTTTTGATAGGACATTGGGAGGACTTGAAATTCAAATCCGACTCAGAGATTATCTGGCGAAAAAGTTCAATGAATTGAAAAAGACCAAAAATGATGTGTTCAAAAACCCCAGATCCATGGCCAAACTGTTCAAGGAAGCtggtaagttaaaaaatattctgtcaGCTAATGCAGAGTATTTTGCTCAGGTTGAAGGTCTGATCGACGACATCGACTTTAAATTGTCTGTAACTAGAGAAACACTTGAAAATCTCATCCCAGACCTTTTCAATCGTATTACGTTTCCCATTGAACAGGCTTTGAAAACTGCGCATCTTTCTTTGGACGTTGTCAGTCAGGTTGTGCTGGTTGGAGCTGGTACTAGGGTACCAAAAGTTCAAGAAATCCTACAAAAGTATGTCAAACAAGAACtagctaaaaatttaaacaccgACGAAGCGGCAGCTATTGGGGCCGTTTATAAAGCAGCCGATTTAAGTACCGGATTTCAAGTCAAGAAGTTCATTACTAAAGATGGTGTTGTTTATCCGATTCACGTAAACTTCGATCGTGAAGTCGACGGTACCACCAAACATGTAAAGAGAACTTTGTTTGGACTGATGAATCCGTATccacaaaagaaaataatcacCTTCAACAAGCACACATCAGATTTTACCTTTAGCGTCAATTACGCTGACTTGGAATACCTGCCAGAAAATGAAGTGTTCAATCTTGGGACGACCACTTTAAGTGAATACAAACTTACCGGCGTTGCAGAAGTCCTGAAGAAAAACTCCGGAGAAAACTTCGACTCTAAAGGCATTAAAGCTCACTTTAACCTGGATGAATCTGGACTTCTGAATCTGGTCAATGTTGAGTATGTTGTTGAGAAAACGGTAACTGAAGACGATGAAGAGGGCACATTCTCCAAACTCGGCAGTACAATTAGCAAACTGTTCGGTGGTGAAGAGAAAAAAGCAACGGACGAAGAAAACCCAGAAGACGCTGCTAAAGAAAAGGCAGGTGAACCGGAAACTAAACAAGAAGAAACAGCACAAAAATCACaagaaactgaagaaaagTCTAAACTAAACGAAACCGAAAGTAATAATTCAACAGAAAAAGACGCTCCAAAAGAAGTAAAGAAACCAAAAATTGTTACCATCAAGGAACCCATTGAGGCTAAggaagaaataatttcaattaatccaTTGTCAGCCAAACAATTGGAGGCGTCAGCAGAAAAAATCGCCGAACTCAACAAAATCGAATACGACATCAACAGAAGAGCTTCAGCATTGAACAATCTAGAAAGTTTTGTGATCGacgttcaaaataaattatacgaaGATGAGTTTGCTGAGGCTGCAACTGAAGATGAGGCTGAAAAGATCAAGAAGTCTTGCAGTGAAGTGTCTGACTGGTTGTACGAAGACGGCTCCGACGCTGATGCCGACACATACGAGAAGAAACTCAAGGAATTAAAGACCTTGACTAATGACTTGTTTGGACGTGTTTGGGAACACAAAGAGAGACCGGAAGCTTTGAACGCCTTACATTCAATGTTGAATCATTCATCTCATTTCTTAATCACTGCTAAAAACTTAACCAAAACCACCAATCCTGAAAAAGATGTGTTTACTGATGCTGAAGTTGAAGCATTGGAGAAATTGATAAGTGAAGTAACCGAATGGAGGGATAAGCAGGTGATGGAACAAGATAAACTGAAAAAGAGTGATCCTGTTAAATTGACCGTTAAGTCGTTGACGGATAAAATGGCTGCATTAGACAGAGAAGTTAAATAtctggtaaataaaataaagtactgGAGACCAAAAAAGATTGAAAAACCAGTTGAGGAAAAAACAAGTGATGCCACAGAAAAACCCCTAAAGGAGGATGAAGAGAAGGGAGAGGAAACCATTGAAGAGCCAGAGACTGAAGAAAAAGAGGAAGAGATTGTTGAGGAACCGGTGGAAGCTACGCCGAAGCAAAGTGAAAAGGAACATACAGAACTATAA
- the LOC109606908 gene encoding uncharacterized protein LOC109606908, with translation MKTPSSPPPVDDCDDIFGPPRTYPGGYCPPKTRPSMISAKYRQKEERRKILKISANKLKKIEDPEISLHRSVLINNIMKHLQQDARDERYFKNQLNYPRFDNDHFLNLKSEFMKNEGKSDNKCETKSGFDEQDFDTKVALEMNKAKAVLTPVLVEENLTSLASTSESVVVPISDNNNRVAAAAAATTTTKTTPTTTAPKRTLDEVEDCDVQDVLSQCYMPPTPRMLTGIDDSEDEEPIAKKPKLNEGSVMDARESVTEFCVSNYINNNNNNNTTSSEARLARFVKSNETESFSCGHASMFSDLQSNVYHNLIASLET, from the coding sequence ATGAAAACCCCATCATCGCCGCCTCCAGTAGACGATTGTGATGACATCTTCGGCCCCCCACGTACTTACCCAGGCGGTTACTGCCCACCAAAGACCAGACCATCGATGATTTCGGCCAAGTACCGTCAGAAGGAGGAACGCAGGAAGATCTTGAAGATTAGCGCCAACAAACTGAAGAAAATCGAGGACCCCGAAATCAGCTTGCATCGCTCCGTGTTGATCAACAACATCATGAAGCATCTGCAACAGGACGCGAGAGACGAGCGGTACTTCAAGAACCAACTCAACTACCCGAGGTTCGACAACGACCACTTCCTCAATCTGAAAAGCGAGTTCATGAAAAACGAAGGCAAGAGTGATAACAAGTGTGAAACCAAGAGTGGATTCGATGAACAAGACTTTGATACAAAGGTAGCTCTAGAAATGAACAAAGCCAAGGCTGTTTTAACCCCTGTTTTGGTGGAAGAGAACCTAACGTCTCTGGCTTCCACATCGGAAAGTGTTGTTGTACCCATTAGTGATAATAACAATAGagtggcggcggcggcggcggcgacgacgacgacgaagaCGACGCCGACGACTACGGCGCCAAAAAGGACGTTGGACGAGGTGGAAGACTGTGACGTACAAGACGTTCTTTCTCAGTGTTACATGCCCCCGACGCCGAGGATGCTGACTGGAATCGACGACAGCGAAGACGAGGAACCGATCGCCAAAAAGCCTAAATTGAACGAGGGTAGTGTAATGGACGCGCGTGAATCAGTGACAGAATTTTGTGTTAGCAATtacatcaacaacaacaacaacaacaacactaCTTCCTCAGAAGCTAGACTCGCCAGATTCGTCAAGTCCAACGAGACTGAATCGTTTAGTTGTGGACATGCTTCCATGTTTAGTGATTTACAGAGCAACGTATACCATAATTTAATAGCATCCTTAGAAACGTAG